The DNA region CTTGCGCCCAACCTGCTCGTCGTGGTCGTCCTCGTCCTTATTAAGGCCGTGCAGATCTTCGACGAAGTCTACGTCTTGACAGGCGGCGGACCGGGCACCAGCACGCTCTACCTCACCCAGTATATCTACGAGACCGGCTTTGCCACGCAGTTGCGCAATCCTGGGCTTGCCGCGGCGGCCTCGATCCTCATGGGTGTCGTCCTCGTCGTGCTGACGCTGATGCAGCTCGGCCTCAGCCGCTCCAGTGAAAAGAAAGGAGCCCGCAAATGAGCCGCGTTGCCGAATTCATCCTGCGCCGCAAGGGCGGCAAGCGCTGGCACTGGACGGACATCGTCACCTGGGTCTGGCTCGTCGGCGGCCTGTTCGTCATGTTCGGCCCGGCCGTCTGGCTCGTCGGCTCGTCATTCAAGTCGCCGGCAGCCCTTGCCGAATTCCCGCCGACTATCTTGCCCTACGTCACTCAGAAAGTGACGGTCGAAGGCTATGACAAGCCGCTCGATCTCTACAACGTCACGCTGCCGGATGGCAGCAAGGCGACACTCGCCGAAGTCCGGCGCATCGGCATCGTGAGCCAGATGATCGATCCGCAAAAACCGGGCGAGATCGTCAAGGTCAACATCTCGCAGCGCACCCCGGTTCGCGAAATGTCGTTCGCGTCGGAGAACTATACCGAACCCTTCACCCATTTCGATTTCGTCCGCTATCTGTGGAATTCCGTCTTCGTGACGGTAACGGCAACGCTGATTACGCTCGTGGTCAATTCAATGGCGGCCTTTGCGCTCAGCAAATACGAGTTTCGCGGCCGGACCTTTGCCATGCTGCTCATCCTTGCCACTCTGATGGTGCCCCTCTCGGTGATCATGGTACCGCTCTATTCGATCGTCTCGGCGCTTGGCCTCTTCAACAATCTCTGGGGCGTCATCCTGCCGACCGTGGCGACGCCGACCGGCGTGTTCATCCTGCGCCAGTACATGCTGACCATTCCCGACGAATTGATCGACGCGGCCCGCATGGACAAGGCGTCGGAATGGCAGATCTATTGGCGCATCATCCTGCCCTTGACCGCACCCGCGCTCGCCGTTCTTGCGATCTTCTCCGTGGTCTGGCGCTGGAACGACTTCCTCTGGCCGCTGATCGTGCTATCGCGCAAGGAACTCTATACTCTGCAGGTTGGCCTCAGCATCTATTCCGGCGAGCTCAATGTGCAGTGGCATTTCATCCTGGCGATGACGGTAGTGACGATGATCCCAGTCGTCCTCGTCTTCATCTTCCTGCAGCGCTTCATCACCACCGGCATTGCCGGAACCGGACTGAAATAGAGGAGGCCGTCATGGGTCATATCAAGCTCACCAATGTGACGAAATCCTTCGGGGCGGTGGACGTGCTCCATGGCATCAACCTGGAGATCAAGGACGGGGAACTGGTCGTCTTCGTCGGGCCCTCCGGTTGCGGCAAGTCGACACTGCTTCGCATGATTGCCGGGCTCGAAAAGCCGACAGGCGGCGAACTCGCCATCGACGGCAAGGTGGTCAACACTATCCCGGCCGCCGACCGCGGCCTTGCCATGGTGTTCCAGTCCTATGCGCTCTATCCGCATATGAGCGTGCGCCAGAACCTCGCCTTCGGCCTGGAAAACACCAAGATGCCTAAGGCGGAGATCGCCGAGCGTATCGGCGAAGCCGCGCGCATGCTGGAGATAGAGGCCTATCTCGACCGGCGACCGGGCCAGCTCTCTGGCGGCCAGCGCCAGCGTGTCGCCATCGGTCGCGCCATCGTGCGCAGGCCAGTCGCCTTCCTGCTCGACGAACCGCTGTCCAACCTCGACGCCGAGCTGCGCGGCTCAACGCGCGCTGAGCTTGCAGCACTCCATGCCCGGCTTGCGGCGACAATGATCTACGTTACCCACGACCAGGTCGAGGCGATGACACTGGCGGACCGGATCGTCGTGCTGCGCGCCGGCCGGATCGAGCAGGTCGGCACGCCGCTCGAACTCTACAATTCACCGGCCAACCGCTTCGTTGCGGGCTTCATCGGCTCGCCGCACATGAATTTCCTCGAAACAACGGTCGAATCCGTGCAGTCCGGCAGGGCAGTTGCCGCGTTGCCCGGCGGGCAACGGATCGAGCTTCCGGTCAACGGCACCAATCTCGGCCATGGCGCGCGGGTCACGGTCGGCGTGCGGCCCCACCATATTGCGGTTGGCAGCGAGCCGACCGCCATTCCGGCCAAGATCAGGCTCGTGGAAGCGCTCGGCTCGGAAACCGTCATCCATGCTGATGTAGCCGGGCAGAAGGTTCTGGTGGTCGCACCTGGCCAGCACAACCTGACGATCGGGAGCGAGCTCCGCCTGTCGCTCTCGGCCGCACCGCTTCATCTGTTCAACGAGAAGGGCCTGCGCCTTTAGAAAATACTCCCGGCGTTAACGCAGAAGGTGCGAATGTTTTTTAAACGAGCTCATTGGCCTGGGCCTCACAGGCCGTGATCTGGTTCACGTGACGATCAAATTCTTCGCGGCCCATTGCTAAAATGCCATCGGATTTATTCACCTGGTGTTTCACCGAAGCCCTTAAAGGTAGCGACCACTGCAAAAGCTCCGTTAACCGATGACTCTGCAATTTCGTTGTCGCCAGGCCGTAATCGCCCCGCATATCAAGATGTCAACGCTCCGCGCCCTTGCCTCTGCGACTGGAGCGACCGTGGTCGTTTGGGCACTGAGCCTGCTTTTTCCCGAACCTCCATTTTGGGTGGAATTGACCGCCGTGGCGTTAATATCGGCTGCTGTCACATTTCGGTTTCAATTGGCAATCTCTCGGCGCAACGAAGCGCTTCGTGATACCCAAAAAGAACTTCAGTACGCGCTCCGTCATGATCCCGTCACGGATACATTGCGCGCCAGCGAATTTGCGAACTCAGTCGAGCAAGCGATAGACCGCAGGCGCGTGAGCGGCGCGGAAAACCCGGATGGTGTCATGCTCGTTCTCAATGTCGGTAATTTCGATGAGATCAGTCGTCGCTATGGTCCGCAATGGGCCGATACGCTGCTTCAATCGATTGTTCGGATCGTACATTCTTCCCTGCGCTATGGTGATCTCGTCGCCCGCCTTGCCTCCGACGAACTCGGCATCTATTTGCCCGGCACAACAACGGAAAATGCCAGCAACATCTGCGAGCGCATCCGCGCGCGGGTGCAAGAAACCACGTTCACAGCCGGACAAGAGCGCCAGATATCGGTGACGGTGCGGCTTGGCGGTACAAGGCTTGAGGATCAGGCTGACTTTCAGGCACTCCGTGAGGCCGCTAACCGCGCCGCCCTCGCGGAGGAAGAAGCTGGCCCACCCCTATTCCGGGAGCTGTTCTCGTGAACGAGAGGCTTTAGCTAGTTTCCATCCATAAATGGCTGGTTTTTCTTGTGCTTGCAGCACGTTGGGTTCTGCTTGGCGGCTGCTTTGAAGCCATGCGGTGTGGCTCATGGGTGCAAATTTGGGCGGCGAGGATTTCTGGTGGAAATGCGCGCATTGGCAACTGCCGGCGTTTTCGCCGGTCCGGTTTCAGCTGCCGACATGGGAAGTCAGCGATCTGAGGCGGGCGAGATTGTAAGCGACTACCGAGGACCAAACTAAGTCTTGAAGTGGTCGAGCCCACGCCAGGTGCAGAGCACCAAGCCATAGGCGCGTTTCAGGCAAGAGACGCCGGCCTGACTTAATCGTGATTTTCACAAAATAAATATACAAAGAATAAAAGAAACGCACGAAGTATACGTTGAGATGCATCGAAATATCTAAATATATAATGGCAATATAACTTGAATATATTCTGACCATATCAGAGCGAATGCCCTTCTTTCGCCACAGAATAACAAAATTCTCCGCTGCGTGCTGATCGTTTCAGCGCCAGGAAAGGAGGATTCCAAATGACCGAATACCTTATCCCAAATGAAAAGACCTTCGCGCGCCTTCCTGTATTTCCGTCGGCCGAGCTGGAGGAAATCGACAATTCCAACATTCGGCATGGCCACGCATCCACAATCCCGGGCTTTACCGCAGACGCGCTGCGCCGAAGCAACATCGCCGAACGCTTCGAATTGAAGCCGGTGCTGGCCCGCCACCGGAAGGAGCATGGCCTGTCGGTGGAAATCGCCCAGGACCATCGGCGCGAGATGCTGCGCTTTTTTTGCCCTGTGCGCAACCGCGGCGCCGCACGGCAAGTTCTACGGCATGACCGGCGCCGTCGACGAGCTCTGGCATACGTTCGTGATCTTCACCCGCGATTATGCCGCCTTTTGCGATGCTGTGGCCGGCCGCTTCCTGCATCACGTTCCGGAAGTCGAAGGCGAGATGTCGGCGAGCACCTTCGACCACTACCTCGCATTCCTCGCCGACTATGAGGCGGTGTTTAACGAACCGGCGCCATCGGCCTATTGGCCTCGGCCGACCGGCAACGACACTGATGTGGCTGCCTGCACAGGCTGCAGCGGTTGTAACAGTTGCACGGGCCATAGCTGCACCGTGAACTGACACGCTTGTGCGGGACCCATTCGCCTTGGTGTCTCAGCCGGGGTGAATGTGGTTGGGAGGATTGAAAGCATGCATGTACTTCTGCTTGGAAAGATCCCGCCGATTCAAGGAGGTGTTTCCCGCAGCACATGGTTTGCCGCAAGCGACTTTCTTGAGTCCGGTCATTCCATCGACGTCATCTCCAACGCAGACGAGAT from Rhizobium sullae includes:
- a CDS encoding carbohydrate ABC transporter permease, with protein sequence MSRVAEFILRRKGGKRWHWTDIVTWVWLVGGLFVMFGPAVWLVGSSFKSPAALAEFPPTILPYVTQKVTVEGYDKPLDLYNVTLPDGSKATLAEVRRIGIVSQMIDPQKPGEIVKVNISQRTPVREMSFASENYTEPFTHFDFVRYLWNSVFVTVTATLITLVVNSMAAFALSKYEFRGRTFAMLLILATLMVPLSVIMVPLYSIVSALGLFNNLWGVILPTVATPTGVFILRQYMLTIPDELIDAARMDKASEWQIYWRIILPLTAPALAVLAIFSVVWRWNDFLWPLIVLSRKELYTLQVGLSIYSGELNVQWHFILAMTVVTMIPVVLVFIFLQRFITTGIAGTGLK
- a CDS encoding ABC transporter ATP-binding protein, whose protein sequence is MGHIKLTNVTKSFGAVDVLHGINLEIKDGELVVFVGPSGCGKSTLLRMIAGLEKPTGGELAIDGKVVNTIPAADRGLAMVFQSYALYPHMSVRQNLAFGLENTKMPKAEIAERIGEAARMLEIEAYLDRRPGQLSGGQRQRVAIGRAIVRRPVAFLLDEPLSNLDAELRGSTRAELAALHARLAATMIYVTHDQVEAMTLADRIVVLRAGRIEQVGTPLELYNSPANRFVAGFIGSPHMNFLETTVESVQSGRAVAALPGGQRIELPVNGTNLGHGARVTVGVRPHHIAVGSEPTAIPAKIRLVEALGSETVIHADVAGQKVLVVAPGQHNLTIGSELRLSLSAAPLHLFNEKGLRL
- a CDS encoding GGDEF domain-containing protein, coding for MELTAVALISAAVTFRFQLAISRRNEALRDTQKELQYALRHDPVTDTLRASEFANSVEQAIDRRRVSGAENPDGVMLVLNVGNFDEISRRYGPQWADTLLQSIVRIVHSSLRYGDLVARLASDELGIYLPGTTTENASNICERIRARVQETTFTAGQERQISVTVRLGGTRLEDQADFQALREAANRAALAEEEAGPPLFRELFS
- a CDS encoding glycine-rich domain-containing protein codes for the protein MTGAVDELWHTFVIFTRDYAAFCDAVAGRFLHHVPEVEGEMSASTFDHYLAFLADYEAVFNEPAPSAYWPRPTGNDTDVAACTGCSGCNSCTGHSCTVN